ACGGCCACGACGTCCCCGACCGGAGCGCCGAGAGCCGGTTCACGCTCACGCCCACGTGCGAGGCGTACGCCTTCTGAGTGCGCCCCTTCACCTGCAGGTACTTCTCGTAGTCCAGCACCAGCTGGCGCAGGTCCCGGACCGCCCGCATGTGCGCAACACCTTGCGTGCGGGTCAGCCCGTAGCGGCGGAACGCCTCTTCGGGGACCACGAGGCGACCGTGCGGCCACCGACCCTCGACGAAGTCGGCCGGAGTGAGGTCATCGAACGGCGACCGGCGAACCGGACCCCGCTTCTCCTCCGCCACGCATCTGACCTTTTCAGCGGCGACCCACGAACCCCACGTCGACCACGCCTGAACTCACTACACACCGCAACCTTGACGCGATGCACAGTGATTTCTCCTGTGCGTGACCATCGTTTCGAGCACCCGACGGCACCAGTGGCGTCGTGTCCACCCAACCCACGAACCGCGGCGTCACCATGACCGGGCTCCGTCGGCCAACCGCCGCGAACCACACCGCACCCGCGAGCACCGCGCGAGTCAGCAGGCAGCAGCGTCCCGCACCCCGGCCGATGGCCGGCACCGTCGTGATCGCGCCTAACCGGCGCCAGCGCATCGCCCGACCGCTCAACGTCGCCCCCACCCGCACCAACCTCGCCGCCATCCTCGCCGGCGAGGCCCTCGCCCATGACCTCCACGCTGCCGGGTTCCCCGCCGACCTCGCGGGCCAGAACGCCATGCTCGTCGAACTGTGCGACCCGCTGGTACTCGCCCGAGCCGCCGAGCTCGACCGGCGCGGCGTTTCGTTCCTCGAAGCTGCCGCCCGGTTTCTCGTCACCCACCACCGGCACGCTTGGATGCGCTTCCTTCCCCGCGGCGACATCCTCAGCCTCTGGCGCGACCACACCGCAACCACGCGAGCCATCTCCGAGACCAGCGGCCACGCAGGAACCGCCGACCTCGACGAGGTCGACCAGGCCGCGAGCCTGCCCGCCCTGGCACGACGCCGGCGGGTTCTGTGGATGCACCCCGACGGCCCCGCCGCAGGACTGCTGGTGGACCGCATCCACCACACGCCCCGCAGCGGCCTCATCGAGGTCGACACATGGATGCGACGCAAGGTCGCCGAAGACCTCCACCGCGTCACCAACCTCCTGGTCGCCCTCGGCGGCACCGCACCGGGCGCTCCCAGCGGCAGCGGCGAAGACGCCGCCGAGCACGGCATCCTGGGCGTTCGGGTCTTCACCCACCGCGCCCCCAACGCCGGAGTCCACTTCACCGCCACCCTCAACCCGGCCGGGCAGGCCGTCGTCGCAGACCACCACCGCATCGGCGGCTGCCACAACTGCCTCAGCACCAGCCACACCACCACCAGCCAGACGCAACCGGCAGCACCCGAGGACGTGCGCGCTGCCGTGCGAGCGGAGGTGGCGCCGTGAGCACCGCCCAGGTCCACAACCTCGACCTCGCACGCCAGGGCCGCGACAGCGTCGCCCGCCGCAGCAACGGCTACCGGCTCGGCGACCACGGCAAGCGCACCAGCGCACTGACCCGCGAAGCCGCCATCAACCAACTCCGCGAGGTCGCCAAACTCCACGGGAACGTCACCCGGGCAGACAAGGAGCGCGCCGCCGAGCGGGCCGACGTCACGGTCCGCACCATCAATAACTGGTGGTCCAAGGCGTGCCTCGAAGAGGTTGCCCACCTCCGAGACGACAACGAGATGCCAGGCATGAGCCACCTCGTGATGCCGGCCTACCTCTACCGGTTCGCCGAGCCCGACAAGCTGCAGCTCACCCAGGACGAAATCGCGTTCTTCGGTCAGGCCAAGCCGCTGCGGAACGCGATCGCGGCAGTGCGCGCCGACCCGACCAACCGGCTCAGCCACTACTCCGAGTCCACCCTGTACGCCGCCTGGGGCAACGTGACCGCATCAGTGCGGGCCGGGGCCCGCGACGGTGCCGCCGCGCAGCGCGCACTCGAGGCCACCTGGCCCCTGACCGGCCGCGACCGCATCAACGAGACCTGGTCCATCGACGAGTACGACCTCAAGGTCCGCAGCCGCGACGAGCGCGGCGCACCCATCGAACCCAAGCTGCTCTGCATCCGAGACCGCGCCTCCGGCCTCCCGCTCGCCTACACCGTCCTCAAGCACGGTGCCCGCGGCGCCGACACCGGCGTTCTCCTTGCCGCCGCCGCCCTCGGGTTCACCACAACCCACCCTGACGACCCCAACGGCGCCCTGGAAGTCTCCGGGGTCGCACGACTCCTGGTCTCCGACCAGGGAGGCGCCCTCCTCGGCGACGAAGCGCGTGCCGCCGCCCGCCGTCTCGGCATCGGCAACAGCCCCATCGCCTCCCACACGCCCCAGTCCAACGGCGACCACGAGCAGATGCACCAGTCCCTCCTCGCGCACTTCGCGAACGGACCCGGGTCCCGACGTGGATGGCCCGACATCGCCGGCCAGCGAGCCGACCACGGCGACCTGCCCTTCGACACCGTCGTCGAGGAAATCGGGAACTGGTTCGCCACCTACATCACGCGACCGTTCCAGGGCGGGCCCCACAAGGGCCGCAGCCGCCTGGGCGTCTACGCAGACCTCACCGCCGCCGGCGACGTCTACGACGGCCCCACCCTCACCGAGGAAGACGAGGGCTCCGTCGGGTACTGGGTCGGCGAGCGCACCTACGACGCCACCCGCGGACTCCACTACGACAACCAGTACTGGCTCTCCTCCGCGCTCGCCGACGCCGCCAACCCCGGCGAACGCATCACGCTCCGCCAACTCCTCGACCCCGGCACCCTGTACGCCTACGACAGCAAGGGCCGCTTCATCGGAACCGTCGCGCCACGCGCCGAAGCCATCCCCGCCGAAGTCGAGACCACCCACGCCCACCGGGCCCGCCGACACACGTTCGTGCAGAACCACATCGCCAAGCCCAAGGCCGCCTCCGCACGCGCCGACGCTCAAGATGCCTGGGACGCCGTCGCAGACGGTCTCGTCGACGCAGCCGACCACGCCTCCCTCTACGGCCCTCCCCACGACACCAGCGAAGACGAGCACAGCGTTGCTCCCATCCCCGACCTCCACTTCGTTGCGCCCAGCGCCGCCGCCCAGGCCCCCGACCAGCAGGCGTCGCACCGCCCGCGTCCGCAGCGCACCTCACTGCGCTCCCGCAAGGTCCCGCCGCCCACCGAGGACCAGCTGCCCGACACCGACAGCCTCGACGCGATCGCAAACCTCTACGGCACCACCCGTTCCGACGACGTCGAAGAGCCGGAGCGAACCGATGGGTGACGCCCCGCCCCGAACGGCTGCGGCGTGGGACGTGCAGCACGCAGCCGCGCGGGTGCCCTACGACGTGCAGCGAACCTTCACCGAGCACTCTGCGCTCGTCCTGACGCCGCAGATGCGCATGCTTGCCGCCGGGATGCCGTCCGCGCTGGCACGTGGTGCTGCCACCGCCGTGTCCGGGCCCGCCGGATGTGGAAAGACCACGATGCTCAAGGCCGTCGCCGCAGTGGCCGACCCGGCCGTGAACACCGCGTTCGCCGACATCACCCGCGGCTCCACCGACCGGCAGGTGTGGGAGGAGATCGCGACCGCAGTCCTCGGCGTCACCGTCGAGGGAACCGCCCGCGACATGCGGCACGCCACCCTCGAGCACCTCGTCACGCACCCAACCCTGCTCATCGTCGATGAAGCCCAGTTCATCGGACGGGCCGGGCTACTCCAGCTCCGCTGGCTCTGGGCGCACCCCTTCCCAAACGGGTTCGCCATCGTGCTCGCCGGATCCGACCTGTTCAGCCACCTCGACGCCGACGAGTCCATCGCCAGCCGCATCAACCGACGCATCGCCCTCGACCACCACACCGCCGCCACGATGGTCACCCACATCCAGAACCACCACCGCCTCGCCGCCATCACCGACCGGGACCTCCTGGTCCGCATCAACGAGCAGTACGCACAGGGGTCCTGGAGGAAGTGGTCGAACTTCCTCGCCGAACTGCGCGACCAACAGCACCGAGGTCCCATCACCGAGCAGGCAGCGCAGCAGGCGCTCACGTCCATCACCGGCCGATACATCGACCTCGCAGAGCGTCAGCCCTCCCGGCGATGAACCCGTTCGACCCCTTTGCAGGCGAAGGGCCGGCCTTCCCAGGACCAGTAGCGGCCCCCATCTCCGCGCACCGCTTCGACCAGGCCCTGCGCACCCTGCGGCCAGCCGCGGCACGACACGACGACACCGCTTGGCTACGTCCACGCCCGATGCCGGTCACCGAGAACCTCGCAACCTTCAGCCAAGACCTCCTCGACGCGATCGGGGCCGTCGGGCTCGCACCCCCGCGAGCCGTTGGCGAGCGCCACCTCCTCCGGTCGCTGGTTCACCTCGTCCACGGCCCAGTACGGCACCTCATCGTCGAACACGCCGAACTCGTCGGGACCGACACGCTCGCCGAACTCCACCAGACCGCGCTCCTCGGGTCCGTGCAGCTCTGGCTCCTCATCGACCCCGCCGGCTCCCTTGGCGGGCCGTCGCTCCGCGGAGAAGCCGACCAAGCGGTCCGCCACTGGGTCCGCGACACCTGCACGACCCGTCACGCCGACGCCGTCATCAACGACTGGACCGGACGCCCCGTCAAGACAGGACTCTGCGCGGCACCGCGTCTGCCCTGGTGGACATCAACCCTGGGCGACACCTGGCCGCCGAAGCCGTGCCGGCAACACCAGACCATTGCGGACTGCGTCGTGTCCTGGGGTCGGCGAGCCGCCATCACCGGAGACACCTTCGCATCAGTGCACCGGGCGCGCCTGGCCGAGTTCGCGCGCCACCCCGCGACCACCGTCGTTGACCGGTGGCGGCTCACCGCTGCTGGACGGGACCTCTACACCCCCGGGATGGACGCCCTCGCGGCGCTCCACCCCGCAGCGAGCGCGGCGCTGCTGTCCGACGTGGCCCCTGACGGCTCGACCGTCGCCGTCGAAGGCACCCCGCTGGTGGTAGCCGACCATCTGCGCGCCCCCTTGGCTCGGCTGCGGTCCAGTCGCCGGCTCGCCGGGTGCCACCCACACGAACCCATGCGCGGCCTCTTCGACCAAACCCAGGAACGCCGGCCCCGCCGGCGCTGACGCCGCCACCGCTAGGCCCGGAGCTCATCGAGTTCCGGGCCTTCTTGTCGAGCCCGCACGGTCTGAGGCGCAGGAGTTTCCCCTCTGGAACCGACGAGTTTCTCCGCTGGAACGAGGAGTTTCCCGTCTGGAAGCACGAGCTTCTTCCGTGGAGGAAGCTCGGCCCAGCTCGGAGTTTCTCGGCCGGAACGCCCCTGGGGATCTTGGGAAACTCCCGCCGGAATCCGCAGGAGGTCCGCGGGGCCGAGGTGGTCGAGCTGCTCGCCGCGCTCAACACCGGTCACGAGGGCGGCTGCGGCACCCTGCACGCCAACGCCGCCGCCGACGTCCCCGCCCGGGTGGAGGCCCTCGCCCTTGCCGCCGGGCTCGACCGGGCGGCCGCCCACAGCCAGCTCGCCGCCGGCGTGGAAGCCGTGCTCCACCTGCGCCGCCACCGCGACGGCACGCGCCGGGTCGCCGAGCTGGCCGTGCCCTCCCGCGACCGCGACGGCACCGTCCGGATGCTCAGCGCGGTCCGGGTCGAGCACGGTGCCCTGGTCCCCGGGCCCGGGGAGGACCAGTTGGCCGACGTCCTGGCGCGGGCGTGAGCGCCCCGGTGCTGGCTGGACCCGTGCTGGCAGGGTCGGTGCTCGCTGGACCGGTGCTGGCTGGACCGGTGCCGGCCGACCCGGTGCTCTCCGCGCTGCTGGCGGGGGCGGCCGCTGCGCTGCTCGTGCCGGGTCGGGTGACGCCCCGCGCCGGCCGGTCGCCGGGTGCGGCGGTGCTGCTCGCAGGCGCGACGGGAGTGGTCCTGCTCCTCGGGCCCCCGGCCCGCGTGCTCGTCGCGGCCGCGCTCCTCGGGCTGCTGGCGGCCAGTGCCGCCTGGATCCTGCGGGCCCGACGACAGGCGTCCGCGGCCCGGGCCACCGCCGCCCGCGTGCGCGAGAGCTGCGAGTCCCTCGCCGAGGAGCTCACCGCCGGCGCCGGCCCCGACCGGGCGCTGGCGCGTGCCGCCCGGGACTGGCCGTCCCTGGGGCCCGTGCTCGCCGCGCACCGGGTCGGGCTCGACGTCCCCACGGCCTGGCGTCGTGTCGCCGAGGCCCCCGGCGCTGGCGGGCTGCGGCTCGTCGCCGCCGCCTGGCAGGTCTCCGGCCGCACGGGCCAGGGGTTGGCGGCGGCGCTCTCCCGGGTGGCCGAGGACCTGCGGGCCGGAGAGGCCAGCCGCCGGGTGGTCGCCTCCGAGCTCGCGTCGGCGCGCGCGACCGGTCGGCTCGTGGCCGGCCTGCCGATGCTGGCCTGGCTGATGGGATCCGGCTCGGGCGGTGACCCGCTCGCCTGGCTCCTGGGCGGTCCTGCCGGCTGGGCCTGCCTCGCGCTCGGTGGCGGGCTGCTGCTCGGCGGGCTGGCCTGGATCGAGCTGCTCGCCCGGTCGGTGGAGCGATGACCGCGCTGGCCGCCGTGGCCACCGCGCTCGCGGTGCTGCTCGCCCACCGGCCGCACCGGCCCCCGGTCACGGTGCGGCACCGGCCGCGGCCGCCCACCGACGTACGACGGCAGCGGGGGGTGGCCGCTGTCCTGGCCGTCGTCGCGGGGCTGACCTGGGGTCGCGACCTGCTGGGGCCGCTGCTCGGCCCCGTCGTCGGGCTGGTCGCGGGCGCGGCCGTGTGGACCGCCGCCGGCAGGGGCGAGTCCAGCGTCGAGCGACGGGCGGCCGCACAGGCTCGCACCGACCTGCCCCACCTGGTGGGTCTGGCCGCCGACGCGGTCCGCGCGGGCAGCGACCCCACCCGGGCGCTGCGGCACGCGGCCGACGCGC
This genomic window from Nocardioides marinus contains:
- a CDS encoding AAA family ATPase translates to MQHAAARVPYDVQRTFTEHSALVLTPQMRMLAAGMPSALARGAATAVSGPAGCGKTTMLKAVAAVADPAVNTAFADITRGSTDRQVWEEIATAVLGVTVEGTARDMRHATLEHLVTHPTLLIVDEAQFIGRAGLLQLRWLWAHPFPNGFAIVLAGSDLFSHLDADESIASRINRRIALDHHTAATMVTHIQNHHRLAAITDRDLLVRINEQYAQGSWRKWSNFLAELRDQQHRGPITEQAAQQALTSITGRYIDLAERQPSRR
- a CDS encoding ATPase, T2SS/T4P/T4SS family; amino-acid sequence: MGNSRRNPQEVRGAEVVELLAALNTGHEGGCGTLHANAAADVPARVEALALAAGLDRAAAHSQLAAGVEAVLHLRRHRDGTRRVAELAVPSRDRDGTVRMLSAVRVEHGALVPGPGEDQLADVLARA
- a CDS encoding type II secretion system F family protein — its product is MSAPVLAGPVLAGSVLAGPVLAGPVPADPVLSALLAGAAAALLVPGRVTPRAGRSPGAAVLLAGATGVVLLLGPPARVLVAAALLGLLAASAAWILRARRQASAARATAARVRESCESLAEELTAGAGPDRALARAARDWPSLGPVLAAHRVGLDVPTAWRRVAEAPGAGGLRLVAAAWQVSGRTGQGLAAALSRVAEDLRAGEASRRVVASELASARATGRLVAGLPMLAWLMGSGSGGDPLAWLLGGPAGWACLALGGGLLLGGLAWIELLARSVER
- a CDS encoding type II secretion system F family protein — encoded protein: MTALAAVATALAVLLAHRPHRPPVTVRHRPRPPTDVRRQRGVAAVLAVVAGLTWGRDLLGPLLGPVVGLVAGAAVWTAAGRGESSVERRAAAQARTDLPHLVGLAADAVRAGSDPTRALRHAADALPGPTADRLLGRTHALALGADPAAVWRELAHDPALAPLGRALARAHESGTPVADAVARLAVRSAEQARAEVEDRARRVGVRAAVPLGLCLLPSFVVLGIVPLAAALLADLW